The following DNA comes from Terriglobales bacterium.
CAATCGCTGGCGGACGAGGGCAAAGTGCACGCAGTGGAGGTGGAGATCGGCGCCGACGGTGAGCCCAAGGGAGGCCAGTTCTACCACACGGAATTCGCCAAGCGTGGGGGTGGGGCCTCGCTTTCGGCATCCGGTATGCATTACTTCTTGCCGGAAACGTTCGACAAGGACGCCGTGTCGGGCAAGCTGTTGATGAAAGAAGGCGACGACTTCATGGGCACCGAGTACTACTATCAGGCGACCTTTCGGGCCACGGTGCTGCGCAAGCCTCCGCCCACGTATGAGGGGGCCAAGGCGGCGTTGAGCGGCCCGGGAAAAGTCGCCACTGCGTTCATGAGTGCGGCCCGGCTCGGCAACAAGGTGGCGCTCAAGAAGCTGGTAACTCCGCAGATGGCTGCGCAACTCGACGGGCCTGACGGCACCATGATCCTGAAGATGGCGAAGGCCACGTTCCCGCTAGGCATGAAAGTGGTGGAAGTAACCGAGAAGGGCGACACGGCGGAAGTCGTTGCCATGAAGAGGAGCAAGACCGGGAAAGAGACCGTGAAGCTCCACGCCCTCCGGATCAACTCCGAGTGGAAGGTAGGACAGGAGGGCGGCGAGGAACAGCCGGCGAAGCCGCGCGATCCGCCTACGCCCGAGCAACTCGCTGCTGCCGCTTCCGGGCCCGGCAAGCTGGTGCTGGCGTTCGTGGATGCGATCCACGAAAAGGACGTCGCCAAGATGAAGGCGCTCAGCGAGAACCCGGAACGCATGAAGGATATGGAAGGCCCCTTCGGCGAGTTCGCGCTGGACATCCTGAGCAAGATGTTTCCGTGGGACTTGAGGATCACGCGCGTGACCGAGAACGGCGACACCGCCGTGGTCGAGGCCGAAACCGCGAGCGCGAAGGAACCCCTGAAGATGAATACGGTGCGCATCAAGGGCGTGTGGAAGATGGCGGACGAGCAACCAAAAGACGAGCAGCCAAAGCAGCCCTAAGGAGCGCCCGATATGTTTCGATGCCGGCTTCCAGGCTGGCTCAACGGTCTGCAGAATCGGAGTCAGGACGGAGAACCTCCCATCGCCGGCACGATTTGACTCTTGCCAGCCGCTGGGCTAGCCTCGGTAGCTTGCCGGTGCGGCGGGCCTCACTCCGTAGGGCCTTCCGGAGCCCCCATGCCAATCCATCGTAAGTCATTGATACTGCTGGCGGTTGCTGCGGTTTGCGCGGCATTTTCTGCGAGTGCGAGCGGAGCCGGCAGAAGCCCGGTGCACGCCCCCAAGGCGATGGTGGCGAGCGTCCACGAGGCGGCCTCGCAAGCGGGTGTGGAGATGATGCAGGCGGGTGGCAACGCGGTGGATGCGGCCGTGGCCACCGGGTTTGCGCTGGCCGTAGTACATCCGCAGGCGGGCAACCTGGGCGGCGGCGGATTCATGCTGCTGCGATGGGCGGACGGCAAGACGCACTTCCTCGACTTCCGCGAGAAAGCGCCCGGCCGGGCACAGCGGGACATGTATCTGGACGCGCAGGGGAACGTCATCAAAGACGCATCGGTCGTGGGCTATCGCGCGATCGCAGTACCCGGTTCGGTCAAAGGTCTGGCGTACGCGCAGAAGAAGTGGGGCAGGCTGCCGCTGAAGAAGGTGATGGAGCCGGCCATCCGGCTGGCGCGTGAGGGCTTCGCGCTCAGCTATGAAGACGCGGAGGACCTGAGAGAAGACCAGGAGAACCTTGCGCGCTTCGCCGAGTCGCGGCGCATCTTCCTGCGCGACGGGAACCTGTACCGGGCGGGCGAAGTCTTCCGCCAGCCCGAGCTGGCCCGCACGCTGGAGCGTATCGCGGCCTACCCGGAAGACTTATACCGCGGCGCGATGGCGCGCGAGCTGGTGACGGCTCTGGAAAAAGGCGGCGGATTGATCACGCTCGAAGACCTGGCCGCGTATGAGGTGAAGGAACGCGAGCCGGTGCGAGGCTGGTATCGCGGATATGAGATCGTCAGCGCGCCGCCGCCGTCGTCGGGCGGAATCGTGCTGATCGAAGCGCTGAACGTGCTGGAAGGCTACGACCTGGCGAAGCTCGGCAGCCGGTCGGCCGATTCCATCCACCTGACGGTAGAAGCCTTCCGGCGGGCGTTCTTCGATCGTGCCCAGCTCCTGGGCGATCCGGATTTTTCCGCCCTGCCGGTGGCCCAGCTCCTCGATAAGCGCTACGCGGCGGCGTGGCGCGAGTCGGTGAACCCGGCGCACGCCAGCGCGAGCGCCGGCCTGAAGCGGCCGGCGGGCGTTTTTCAGGAACTGGACCGCGTGGCCGCTGCGCCCGCACTCCTTCCCGAGCGCACCCACACCACGCACTATTCCGTGGTCGATCCGGAGGGCAATGCCGTCAGCGTCACAACGACGCTGAATGATTCACTCGGGTCGCGAGTGACGGCAGAGGGTCTGGGCTTTCTGCTGAACGATCAGATGGATGACTTTGCTTCCAAGCCCGGCACACCCAACCTGTTCGGGCTGATGCAGGGGGAAGCCAACGCCATCGGCCCGGGCAAGCGGCCGCTTTCCGCCATGACGCCGACCATGGTGCTGAAGGACGGCAAGCTGTTCCTGGTGCTCGGCTCGCCGGGCGGGCCGCGCATCACCACCACCGTGGCCAACATCCTGATGGGCGTGGTGGACTACGGACTGAACATCCAGGAAGCGGTGAACGCGCCGCGCTTCCATCATCAGTGGCTGCCGGATGCGATCTACCTTGAGCGCACCGGTTTTTCCGCGGATACGCGGAAGCTGCTGGCGGAGCGCGGACACAAGTTCATGGAGAAGGACCCGGTGTACACGTCGGGCTACTGGAGCGACGGCGAGTGCATTGCCATCGACCTCGCCAGCGGCGAGCGGCTGGGCGCCAGCGACATCCGCAATAACGGAAAGGCGGTGGGCTACTGATGCGCCGAGCGATGTCCACCTATGTCTACGTGACCCAGCGGCTGCACCCTGGCCTGCTGGACAGCCTGGTACGCGGCGGCGCTCAGGCCATCGAGATCTTCTGCGCGCGCGGCCACCTGGATTACACCAATCGCGCCCATGTGCGCGAGATTGCCGCCTGGTTCAAGACCAGCGGGGTGCCGCTGAACTCCATGCATTCGCCCATGTTTAACGATTACGAGTGGGGACGCTCGGGAGCGCCACCCATCAATCCGGCGGACCCGGACCGGAAGCGCCGCATCGAGGCCATGGATGAGATCAAGAGAGCGCTGGAAGTGGCCGAGCAGGTACCGTTCCGCTTCCTGGTGCAGCACATGGGAATGGGCGGCGAGGCCTACGACGGGCACAAGTTCGAAGCCGGGCTGAGCTCCCTGGAGCATTTGCGCGCTTTTGCCAAGCCCCTGGGCGTGACCCTGCTGGTGGAGAACATCCCCAACGAGCTCTCTACACCGGCGCGCCTGCTGGAGTTCCTGACTGCGGGACACTTCGATGACTTGGGCGTGTGCTTCGACGTGGGCCACGCGCACCTTGCGGGGGGCGTGGAGGCGGCCTTCGAGATGCTGAAGTCGCGCATCCAGTCCACCCACGTGCACGACAATGGCGGCGACCGCGATTCGCACCTCTGGCCGGGCGAAGGGTCGGTGGACTGGAATCAGGCCATGGCGCTGCTGCGCTCGGCGCCGCAAGCGCCGCCGCTGCTGATGGAGATCGAGGGCGAAGGCAAGACGGGCATTCCCGAGAGCATGGCATCGTCGTTCCGCAAGCTGGAGGAGGCAGGGACGAGCACATAAGAAGCAATGACAACCGAAGCGCAGGCAAAACCAACCATGCAGGCACCGCTCACCAGCATCGTGCAGATCGGCCGCCACGACGGCGAGGTCGTGACCATTCGCGGCTGGCTCTACAACCTGCGGGAGAGCGGCAAGCTGCTGTTTCCCATCTTCCGCGACGGCACCGGGCTGCTGCAGGGTGTGGTGGCGAAGAACGCCGTATCCCCCGAAGTGTTCGAGGCGGTCAAGAGCCTGACGCAGGAGTCGAGCGTGATCGTGCGCGGCAAGGTGCGGGCCGACAAGCGCGCCCCCGGCGGCTACGAGATCGACGTGGCCGAGATCGAGGTGGTGCAGCGTGTCCCCGAGTCCGACCCTTACCCTATCTCGCTCAAGGAGCACGGGGTCGAGTTCCTGATGGACCACCGCCACCTGTGGGTGCGGACGCCGCGGCAGTGCGCCATCCTGCGGGTGCGGGCGGAGATCATCAAAGCGGCGCGCGACTTCTTCGACGAGCGCGGCTTCACGCTCACCGACCCGCCCATCCTCACGCCCGCGGCCTGCGAGGGCACCACCACGCTGTTTCCGGTGAACTACTTCGACGAGGAGGCGTTCCTCACGCAGTCCGGCCAGCTTTACATCGAAGCCACGGCCATGGCGCTGGGAAAGGTGTACTCGTTCGGCCCCACGTTCCGGGCGGAGAAATCGAAGACGCGGCGCCACCTGACGGAATTCTGGATGGTGGAGCCGGAAGTCGCCTACGCCACTCTCGACGACCTGATGCAACTGGCGGAAGAGTTCATCACCTTCATCGTGAAGCGATGCCTGGAGCGGCGGCGGGCGGACCTGGAAGTGATCGGGCGGAAGCTCGAACCGCTGGAGAAGATCGATGTCCCCTTCCCGCGGCTCACCTATGACGAGGCCGTGGCCAAGTTGCAGGAAGGTCACGCCAAGGGCGCGTTGGAGCAGCGCTTCGAATGGGGAGGCGATCTGGGCTCGCCGGACGAGACCTATCTCTCCGCGCAGTTCGAACGGCCGGTGATGGTGCATCGCTATCCGGCGCAGGTGAAAGCGTTCTACATGGAGCCCGACCCGCAGCGGCCGGAACTGGCACTGTGCGTGGATGTGCTGGCGCCGGAGGGTTACGGCGAGATAATCGGAGGGTCGCAGCGCATCGGCTCCCACGAACTGCTGTTGAAGCGCATCCACGAGCACGCACTGCCGGAGTCGGCATTCAAGTGGTATCTCGACCTGCGCAGGTACGGTGGCGTGCCGCACGGCGGCTTCGGCATGGGCATCGAGCGCGTGGTGGCGTGGATCTGCGGATTGGAGCACGTGCGGGAGACCATTCCGTTCCCGCGCATGCTGAATCGTCTCTATCCTTGAACCCGTCCGAATCGAGAGGAGTCATGGCGACACCAGAAGTCAGCACGGCGGCACCGGGCATCATTTCCAAGAAGATTCGCGTCATCGGCGTGCCGCTGGACTTGGGGCAATCGCGCCGGGGCGTGGACATGGGGCCATCGGCGGTGCGCGTGGCCGGACTGGAGGCCCGGCTGGAAGCTCTGGGCCACGTCGTCGAAGACGCCGGCAATATCGCCGTCGCCATCCCCGAGCAGAAGAAAGAGCGCGACCCCCGCGCCAAGTACTTGAAAGAGATCACGGCCACCTGTACCAAGCACGCCGAACTGGTCCTGAAGACGATGGAAGCAGGGAAGACGCCCCTGGTGCTGGGCGGCGACCACTCGGTGGCGGCCGGCACCGTAGCGGGTGTAGCGGAGTTCTACCGGCGGCAGAACCAGAAGATCGGCTTGCTGTGGATCGACGCGCATACTGACATCAATACACCCGAGACTTCGCCCAGCGGGAACGTCCACGGCATGCCGCTGGCGGCCATCATGGGGCTGGGCCCGGCGGAGATGGCCAATATCCTCGGCTTCTCGCCCAAGGTCGCGCCGGAAAACTGCGTGCTGGTGGGAGTGCGCGATATCGACGTGGTGGAGAAGGAGAACGTGCGCAAGGCCGGCGTCGAGGTCTTCACCATGCGCGACATCGACGAACGCGGCATGCGTACCGTGATCGAAGAGGCGCTGCGCATGGCGGGCCGCGGCACCGCGGGCTATCACGTCTCCTTGGATATGGACTGGATCGATCCCGAGGATGCGCCCGGCGTGGGCACCCCGGTGCGCGGCGGCGCCACCTATCGCGAGGCGCACCTGGCCATGGAGATCATCGCCGACCACGGCCGCATGACCAGCTTCGAGATCGTCGAGGTCAACCCGGTCATCGACGAACACAACCGCACCGCCGACCTGGCGGTGGAACTGGCGCTGAGCGTGTTCGGGAAGAAGATCCTGTAGCGCGAGCCGCCGCGCGAAGCGATTCTGTTCGGCATGCAATCTCTGGCCACTGCCGCCGAGGCCCTCGCCTCCACCGCCAAGAAGACGCAAAAGCTCGAAATCCTGGCGGACTACCTGAAGTCGCGCAGCGTGGAGGAAGCCGCGGCCTCAGCCATTTTCTTCTCCGGCCACGTCTTCCCGGTGTCGAGCGAAATGACGCTGCAGATCGGCGGCGCGATGCTTTGGGGCGTGCTGCAGGAACTCACCGGCAAGAGCGAGGGGGAGATGAGCGCGGCCTACCGCCGCTCCGGCGATGCCGGCGCCGCGGCAGAGGAACTGCTTGCCGGCGCAGCCCCGGCTGAGAGCACGCTCAACGTGATGGACACGGCAGAGGTTTTTCTTGCAGCAGCCCGGGCGAGTGGTAAGGCCGCCAAAACCAAATTGATTCACGAGCTGCTGCGACGGGCGACAGCCGTTGAGGCCAAGTACATCGTCAAGATCATCACCGGCGACCTGCGCATCGGGCTGAAAGAGAGCCTGGTGGAGGAAGCCATTGCGAAAGCCTATGACGCGCCGCTGGAAGACGTCCGGCGCGCCAACATGATGTTGGGCGACGTTGGCGAAACCCTGCGTCTGGCCGCCGGCAGCCGCCTGGGCTCGGCCGCGATGCGCCTGTTTCATCCGCTCGGCTTCATGCTGGCCAGCCCGGTGGCGTCGGCGGAGGAAGCCTTCGAGTACATCGCCGCGGCCGTGGTGGAGGACAAGTACGACGGTATCCGCGCACAGGCGCATGCGGGAGGATTGCCACGCCGCGCCCGCCTGTTCTCGCGCACGAGGGATGACGTCACGGCATCATTTCCTGAACTCGAGGAGCCTCTGGCCGAGTTTCCCGGCGAGGTGGTGCTGGATGGCGAGATCGTAGCCTGGGATGCGACCGCACAGCGCGCGCTGCCGTTCGCGGAACTCCAGAAGCGGCTGGGCCGCAAGAAGGTCGGGGACGAACTCATGCGCAGCATTCCCGTGGCCTACGTTGCGTTCGATGTGCTGTACGCGGGCGACGAGCTGCTGCTCGACCGCCCGCTGCGCGAACGAGCGCTGCTCCTGGACGGCCTGTTCGCCCGGCGCCAGACCGCGCCCGCGCCTC
Coding sequences within:
- the ggt gene encoding gamma-glutamyltransferase; amino-acid sequence: MHAPKAMVASVHEAASQAGVEMMQAGGNAVDAAVATGFALAVVHPQAGNLGGGGFMLLRWADGKTHFLDFREKAPGRAQRDMYLDAQGNVIKDASVVGYRAIAVPGSVKGLAYAQKKWGRLPLKKVMEPAIRLAREGFALSYEDAEDLREDQENLARFAESRRIFLRDGNLYRAGEVFRQPELARTLERIAAYPEDLYRGAMARELVTALEKGGGLITLEDLAAYEVKEREPVRGWYRGYEIVSAPPPSSGGIVLIEALNVLEGYDLAKLGSRSADSIHLTVEAFRRAFFDRAQLLGDPDFSALPVAQLLDKRYAAAWRESVNPAHASASAGLKRPAGVFQELDRVAAAPALLPERTHTTHYSVVDPEGNAVSVTTTLNDSLGSRVTAEGLGFLLNDQMDDFASKPGTPNLFGLMQGEANAIGPGKRPLSAMTPTMVLKDGKLFLVLGSPGGPRITTTVANILMGVVDYGLNIQEAVNAPRFHHQWLPDAIYLERTGFSADTRKLLAERGHKFMEKDPVYTSGYWSDGECIAIDLASGERLGASDIRNNGKAVGY
- a CDS encoding sugar phosphate isomerase/epimerase family protein, whose amino-acid sequence is MRRAMSTYVYVTQRLHPGLLDSLVRGGAQAIEIFCARGHLDYTNRAHVREIAAWFKTSGVPLNSMHSPMFNDYEWGRSGAPPINPADPDRKRRIEAMDEIKRALEVAEQVPFRFLVQHMGMGGEAYDGHKFEAGLSSLEHLRAFAKPLGVTLLVENIPNELSTPARLLEFLTAGHFDDLGVCFDVGHAHLAGGVEAAFEMLKSRIQSTHVHDNGGDRDSHLWPGEGSVDWNQAMALLRSAPQAPPLLMEIEGEGKTGIPESMASSFRKLEEAGTST
- the asnS gene encoding asparagine--tRNA ligase, with protein sequence MTTEAQAKPTMQAPLTSIVQIGRHDGEVVTIRGWLYNLRESGKLLFPIFRDGTGLLQGVVAKNAVSPEVFEAVKSLTQESSVIVRGKVRADKRAPGGYEIDVAEIEVVQRVPESDPYPISLKEHGVEFLMDHRHLWVRTPRQCAILRVRAEIIKAARDFFDERGFTLTDPPILTPAACEGTTTLFPVNYFDEEAFLTQSGQLYIEATAMALGKVYSFGPTFRAEKSKTRRHLTEFWMVEPEVAYATLDDLMQLAEEFITFIVKRCLERRRADLEVIGRKLEPLEKIDVPFPRLTYDEAVAKLQEGHAKGALEQRFEWGGDLGSPDETYLSAQFERPVMVHRYPAQVKAFYMEPDPQRPELALCVDVLAPEGYGEIIGGSQRIGSHELLLKRIHEHALPESAFKWYLDLRRYGGVPHGGFGMGIERVVAWICGLEHVRETIPFPRMLNRLYP
- the rocF gene encoding arginase; its protein translation is MATPEVSTAAPGIISKKIRVIGVPLDLGQSRRGVDMGPSAVRVAGLEARLEALGHVVEDAGNIAVAIPEQKKERDPRAKYLKEITATCTKHAELVLKTMEAGKTPLVLGGDHSVAAGTVAGVAEFYRRQNQKIGLLWIDAHTDINTPETSPSGNVHGMPLAAIMGLGPAEMANILGFSPKVAPENCVLVGVRDIDVVEKENVRKAGVEVFTMRDIDERGMRTVIEEALRMAGRGTAGYHVSLDMDWIDPEDAPGVGTPVRGGATYREAHLAMEIIADHGRMTSFEIVEVNPVIDEHNRTADLAVELALSVFGKKIL
- a CDS encoding ATP-dependent DNA ligase, which codes for MQSLATAAEALASTAKKTQKLEILADYLKSRSVEEAAASAIFFSGHVFPVSSEMTLQIGGAMLWGVLQELTGKSEGEMSAAYRRSGDAGAAAEELLAGAAPAESTLNVMDTAEVFLAAARASGKAAKTKLIHELLRRATAVEAKYIVKIITGDLRIGLKESLVEEAIAKAYDAPLEDVRRANMMLGDVGETLRLAAGSRLGSAAMRLFHPLGFMLASPVASAEEAFEYIAAAVVEDKYDGIRAQAHAGGLPRRARLFSRTRDDVTASFPELEEPLAEFPGEVVLDGEIVAWDATAQRALPFAELQKRLGRKKVGDELMRSIPVAYVAFDVLYAGDELLLDRPLRERALLLDGLFARRQTAPAPRVREGQGKLDFAAEGEPMGGLLRAPQWKAETPPQLNELFEQALARGNEGLMIKDPESPYKPGSRGRWWLKLKRELATLDVVVTAAEYGHGKRAGVLSDVTFAVRDGERLLNVGKAYSGLTDGEIAELTQWFVEHTLTDEGRRRQVEPKMVLEVAFNAVMRSDRHESGYALRFPRILRIRNDKSAGEIDTLERVREIFEKQRRP